Proteins from one Abyssisolibacter fermentans genomic window:
- a CDS encoding GntR family transcriptional regulator has product MSSLNIVVSNTSEKPLYEQIKEQIKSAILRGNLKNGELLPSIRNFSTDLKVSILTIRRVYDELEQEGFVSRQAGKGTFVLAGNKDLIEDTKRVLIEEKMIEMVTLSKTMGVKIQDLHDMLDIVYEEV; this is encoded by the coding sequence TTGAGTAGTTTGAATATAGTGGTTTCCAATACGTCAGAAAAACCACTTTATGAACAAATAAAAGAACAAATAAAATCCGCTATACTAAGAGGAAATCTAAAAAATGGAGAGTTACTGCCGTCGATAAGGAATTTTTCGACTGATTTAAAAGTAAGCATTCTAACAATACGAAGAGTATATGATGAACTTGAACAAGAAGGATTTGTTTCAAGACAAGCGGGAAAAGGAACTTTTGTATTGGCTGGAAACAAGGATTTGATAGAAGATACGAAAAGAGTGCTTATTGAAGAAAAGATGATAGAAATGGTGACTCTATCAAAAACAATGGGTGTAAAAATTCAAGATTTACATGACATGCTGGACATTGTATATGAGGAGGTTTAA
- a CDS encoding ABC transporter ATP-binding protein, translating into MNRILDVKDVSKHFKKFTLNHVSLQLKENCITGFLGKNGAGKTTLIKIILGLLKKDSGEVIFFSNRYGDIETVKNKIGVVLDNGYFYENLNLKQMKNVIASTYRQWDEHTYQKYLKKFQLSENQLISSLSKGMKMKYALTLALSHGADLLIMDEPTSGLDPEIRKELIDILGEYVQKEGKSVFFSTHITSDLERCADEIVIINNGEIMEQMSKDEMIESYRMIKGTLDDLKKIPKKSIKILDQTKYGFIGITSYYEEIKRHAPKVLLEKATLEDIFLAKTGGVGNEDYI; encoded by the coding sequence ATGAACAGGATACTTGATGTAAAGGATGTTTCAAAACATTTTAAAAAATTTACTTTAAACCATGTTTCTTTACAGTTAAAAGAGAACTGTATAACAGGTTTTTTAGGTAAAAATGGGGCTGGGAAAACGACTTTGATTAAAATAATTTTAGGACTATTAAAGAAGGATAGTGGTGAAGTAATATTTTTTTCTAATCGATATGGAGATATTGAAACAGTTAAAAATAAGATAGGAGTTGTTTTAGATAACGGTTATTTTTATGAAAATCTGAATTTAAAACAGATGAAAAATGTAATAGCATCCACTTACAGACAATGGGATGAACACACTTATCAAAAATACTTAAAGAAATTTCAGTTAAGTGAAAATCAGTTAATTTCTTCATTATCAAAAGGTATGAAGATGAAGTATGCATTAACATTGGCATTATCTCACGGTGCAGACTTGTTGATTATGGATGAACCAACTTCAGGATTGGATCCAGAAATTAGAAAAGAGCTGATTGATATTCTTGGAGAATATGTTCAAAAAGAAGGGAAAAGCGTCTTTTTTTCTACTCATATAACAAGCGATTTGGAGCGTTGTGCTGATGAGATTGTTATTATTAACAATGGGGAAATAATGGAACAAATGAGTAAAGATGAGATGATAGAGAGTTATCGAATGATAAAGGGAACTTTGGATGATTTGAAAAAAATACCAAAGAAATCTATTAAAATATTAGATCAAACCAAATACGGTTTCATTGGAATAACTAGCTATTATGAGGAAATAAAACGACATGCTCCAAAAGTCCTTTTGGAAAAAGCTACTTTAGAAGATATTTTTCTTGCAAAGACAGGAGGGGTTGGAAATGAAGATTATATATAA
- a CDS encoding ABC-2 transporter permease — protein MKIIYNLVKKDFILIKRYLLIMLLFVIVSPIFISTRTPEFQSNGTVLYGILVLLITFMTYHMISMEEMKHKAVIYLHITPMSNKKMVLSKYIVVTFTFLVTTIVYCTLTLIPFTKVGEVDIKSIMICFVCIELFFGFYITLTFKLGYVKLQMISAGIIFLSPFIIQLLSKQVSLFNYIATSVQSLSNWVIIVSTMLLDILIVFIGTNASNSFLKKQEY, from the coding sequence ATGAAGATTATATATAATTTAGTAAAAAAAGATTTTATTTTAATAAAGAGGTATTTATTGATAATGCTACTATTTGTTATTGTTTCTCCTATTTTCATTTCAACTAGGACTCCAGAATTTCAAAGTAATGGGACTGTATTATATGGAATACTAGTTTTATTAATTACCTTTATGACTTATCACATGATCTCAATGGAAGAAATGAAGCATAAGGCAGTTATCTATTTACATATTACCCCTATGTCCAATAAAAAGATGGTACTTTCAAAATACATAGTAGTTACATTCACATTCTTAGTAACTACGATTGTTTATTGCACTCTAACTCTAATACCGTTTACGAAGGTTGGAGAGGTAGATATTAAAAGCATTATGATATGCTTTGTTTGTATTGAATTGTTTTTTGGGTTCTATATTACTTTGACCTTTAAATTAGGTTATGTCAAGCTTCAGATGATAAGTGCAGGAATAATATTCTTGTCTCCTTTCATTATTCAATTGTTATCAAAGCAAGTTAGCTTGTTTAATTATATTGCAACAAGTGTTCAATCCTTGTCTAATTGGGTTATTATAGTAAGCACTATGCTTTTAGATATTTTAATTGTATTTATTGGAACGAATGCTTCAAACAGTTTCTTGAAAAAGCAAGAGTATTAG
- a CDS encoding DUF3592 domain-containing protein — MNLSNELLFFMVMGMVSLTYAIYQISSFYRNKDKIEYTTATIIETTTVVPEAMKKNNSRWASVSLVVDGKEYISSKRIQVSMNTSVGDQIKVAYFNDNPSEIFTPSLKKGVVFLVIGVACLLINIYLKSKY, encoded by the coding sequence ATGAATCTTAGTAATGAATTACTATTTTTTATGGTCATGGGTATGGTTTCCTTAACCTATGCAATTTATCAAATATCTAGCTTTTATAGGAATAAGGATAAAATTGAATATACTACTGCGACTATTATTGAGACTACGACAGTAGTACCAGAAGCGATGAAGAAAAATAATTCAAGATGGGCATCTGTAAGCTTGGTAGTAGATGGAAAGGAGTATATCTCTTCTAAAAGAATTCAAGTATCTATGAATACATCTGTGGGAGATCAGATAAAAGTAGCATATTTCAATGATAATCCTAGTGAAATCTTTACACCGAGTTTAAAGAAGGGTGTAGTATTTTTAGTTATTGGTGTCGCATGTTTATTAATTAATATTTATTTAAAATCTAAATACTAA
- a CDS encoding cyclic lactone autoinducer peptide has protein sequence MLKFAGGLASIALMITTLNVNSTCMFIIHQPKMTESASKLRKTNVL, from the coding sequence ATTTTAAAATTTGCAGGTGGTTTGGCGAGCATTGCTTTGATGATTACAACATTAAATGTAAATTCGACATGCATGTTTATCATACATCAACCAAAGATGACAGAATCTGCCTCTAAACTTAGGAAAACCAATGTTTTATAA